The Qipengyuania oceanensis genome includes the window CCAAGAAGATCAGCGACATCCTGCTCGCCGAATACGGCGTCTACGTGCAGCCGATCAATTTCCCGACCGTGCCGCGCGGGACCGAGCGCCTGCGCTTCACGCCCGGCCCTGCGCATAGCGAGCCGATGATGGACGAGTTGACCAACGCGCTGGTCGAGATCTGGGACCGGCTCGAACTGGAACTGAAGAAAGCCGCGTAGTCTCGTCGCTCGTGTGGCGGCTTGCCGCGGGCCATTCTGCCTGGCGCAGGAAAGCGATGTAGCATCGTCGAATGGACGACGAGCAGGCGCTCGAGCACCCCTCCGGAGCGATCCCGCAGCTTGCATAGCCGTGCGGACCGGCGCATCCTCTGTCTCGAGGAGAGACGCACGATGGCCACGATCGCCGACAAGACCACGCTGGACACCGGATCACTCGATATCCGGCCGATGACGCCCGCGATCGGGGCCGAAATCCACGATATCGATCTTGGCGCTCCAGACATCGCCAGCCGCATTCCGGAAATCCGCGCCGCGCTTCTGAAATACGGCGTGATCTTCTTTCGCGAGCAAAGCCTCTCGCGCGCGCAGCACATCGCCTTTGCCAGGTCATTCGGGGAGCTCGAGATCCACCCGGCGACTCCGAAGGACCAGCCCGATCCCGAAGTACTGCGAATCGTGCACGGTCCAGAGAGCCGGGGCAGCGAGAACAACTGGCATTCCGACGTTACCTGGCGCGAATGCCCGTCGCTGGGCTCGATCCTCTACGCGCACGAAGTGCCCGAAGTCGGCGGCGACACATTGTTTGCCAACATGCACCTCGCCTACCAGCGGTTGTCCGAGCAGATGCAGCGCTTTTGCGAAGGGCTGACCGCAGTTCACGATATTG containing:
- a CDS encoding TauD/TfdA dioxygenase family protein yields the protein MATIADKTTLDTGSLDIRPMTPAIGAEIHDIDLGAPDIASRIPEIRAALLKYGVIFFREQSLSRAQHIAFARSFGELEIHPATPKDQPDPEVLRIVHGPESRGSENNWHSDVTWRECPSLGSILYAHEVPEVGGDTLFANMHLAYQRLSEQMQRFCEGLTAVHDIARVFAKRLGKSPEELHEQYPPMRHPVIRTHPETGERAIYVNTGFTSHIEGLSKDESAWLLDHLYKTAWDVEIQCRFRWQKGSVAFWDNRVCQHLAVSDYFPARRVMERVTIAGDKPFFTPD